DNA from Etheostoma spectabile isolate EspeVRDwgs_2016 chromosome 23, UIUC_Espe_1.0, whole genome shotgun sequence:
TTGCATCAGGTAGCCAAAAGACAGGATGGGGGTTCCACCCTCAAGTGCTACCAATGGGTTGGTAGTGAGGTTCCCAGTCTCCACTACTAAACATTTGTATACCCCATCATCCTCTCGCAAGAGAGAGCTGAAGGTCATTGTGGTGTTGTCAGGGGAGAAATGCACTCTGTTAGAGACTGGCATTTGCCATTTGTTCTTGAACCATGTGATGGAGGCTGGATCCTGGGGGCCAACACACTGCAGAGAGAAAGGCTCACCTGCAACCGGCAGGGCCTGTGAGCCGGGGCGCACTGAGAACGGGTCTGTGCAGAAAGAATATTAAAATAGAACATAAGTGACAGCAAAAGTGAGGAATATCACTAGTTTTCTAGAATAACTACATCATAAAATATAACAAACCAATGCAAAATATGTTAAACACCAGGTGGGTGCAATATCACAGACTCACCGATGACAGTGAGGTTCTTGGTGGCGCTGATAGTGGCGTGAGACATATTGTTGGTCGCCTCACAGGTCAGAGTCCCAGTTTTAGAGTAGTCACTAATAGTGATCTGCAACTGATCGCCCTCGTAAGTCTTCCCCATGAACGTCCAAGTGAACACACAGGACGGAGTACATGTGGCAtagcatgtgtatgtgtacattttTCCAATTGCCACGGCACTAGCACCAGCAATGTTAATGTTGAATAAACCTAGAGAAGGAGATGACAAATGACCCTTGGATGTATCATGCTCGTTTTACAGGGTAACTGCAAAATGCGGGCAATCAAAATGTCATCAAATTCAGATAATGGATCAGTGTCATTTATAAAGTGTAGTAAATTGCACTTAGGGTTAAATATAACTTGTGATGAGGACTATAAAACTGGAAAAAGTGGAAGGGGTGATGTGTTTTTACCCATTCTTGTTTCTCTTTCATCTTGAATCTTTATCCTCAATGTTACTTAACACAGCAACATGGGACTCCTGGATGATGATGTAACAATCCTATAGATTTGTGTAATGGCCAGCAGTTTCTGAGAAATCATGTTTCTCATCATAATTGTGCATGGTGGACGGGTCTAAAAACTATAATACCTATTCATTTAGTTTGCTGTTGCCATAATGAAAAGGCCATTCAGAGCACAGCGGTAGCAAATTCTAAATGCttgatgttaaaatgctttAGAGTTAAGGGTAGAGTCCTAATAAGCTTCTACCTTGTTTTTCTGATGTACACAAGCTTgtacctttgactttttaataaaatagcTGTAAAAGTGTTCTTACTGAGTATCATGTAACATTATCTATGGGGGGAAATGAATGGTACTTTCACTTCCAGAATCAATGGTGTATGAAATAGCTGCTCTCATTTCACAACTCTTTTGATTGTTGATTCTCATTAGAAGTTACTTTCTTTCACGTACTTGCCACCTGCAGTTGCCAAGCCCTATAGATGTAGAGGTTTGAAGTGGTGTCCTGGGCCTTACAGATCAGAGTGTCAGAGCCAACAAAACCAGCAGGTGGAGTGACAGAAATGGTGTTGCCCTGTGTAGTACTGAACGGCTCCCATTCCCGGTCAAAGATCCAGGAGTAGCTGCAGGACGGGTAGCAGTCAGCTGAGCAGGTGAAGTTGGAAGCAACTCCTGCGGTCAGAAAGGCTGGACCGCTGATCTGTATGTTTGACGGTCCAGCTAAAAAGTTAGAAATTGGTTAAAGGCAttcctcctttaaaaaaaaaagtatgagcTAGActcattttttctttcaattattACCTATCACCAGCAGCGTCTTTTGTGCAGTGACTGATATTCCTGTAGCTGGATTGAGTGCGGTGCAGGTCAGGTTTTGTGTTGGCAGTTGTTCCTCAAAATGCAAGCTGAGATTGGAGCCCTGATAGGTCACATTACCCCTGGTCCAGGTGAACTGGCATGTCGGGTGACAGCTGGCTGAGCACTGGAAATCATACGTTATTCCTACAGTCATTACGTCGAGCCCACTGATCCCCACTGAAGACGGCCCGTCTGCAGTTAGAGGGGGAACAAATGGGTAAACAGATTGGCTTCTTTAAAAGTTTCATTAATTCactatttgactttttcttgtTTAACAAGGAAAAGTAATTTGCCAATAAAGAAATAGATGCAAAATACTTAAATAGGCGTGAATGAAAGCTATTACTCATGTGTGGCTTGCACATAAATTTACATTATGATTCATTACTTGTagacatttcatttattacatTGATTTAATATAAAGGGGAGACACTGTAGGGAAATAGGGAAAGTAGTTAGACCAACAAATATCAACATGAAGCGTCCCTAGTTGATTACTTACATTAAGACAATCATCCTTTGTTTTTTGAAACATGGTACTATTCAAATGAGGCTATTAACTATCGCTAACTTGTGGTGAATTTAGGAAAAATGTACAGGCGCAAAGAGACAAAGTGTGGTGAGATAAACCTATAATATTTTTTTGCCTCTGGCCTCTCCCGTTAGGTGTGGATTTGACTGATGGCCCTTGAATACTCACAGTCAACTTGCATGTTGTAGCCAACGGACTGGATAGACACCTCCTCGGCCACCACACACTGGTATAAACCTTCATCTGCCTGCAGGAGAGGACTGAAGGTGACGGTGGTGTTGTCAGGAGAGAAAAGCACTCGCTCAGACGCTGCCATCGGCTGTTTGTTCTTCAGCCATGTGATGGAGCCTGGGTTCTGAGAGCCAACACACTGCAGAGAGAAAGACTTGCCTGCCACTGGCAGCGGGGTCTGGGAGCTGGGGCTCACTGAGATGGGGTCTTTACAGGCAGAATATTCAAAACACTGAGCATTAACGATAAGATAAGATACAAtggactttattgatcccacactggggaaatGTCCTTGTCACAGCAGctcaaaaaaaaatccacacacaTCAAAACAACTGATAAATCATGCAATTACAAATGTGACTGTGcaataatgaaaaatacattttattatccAATAGTTATTCTCTTTACTTatatgtattcattgtttgtttatatGTGCCTTTTACTTTTCCCCCTATtccttgctgctgcaacagtggaaatttccccattgtgggatttgGAATCTTGAGTCTAATACACATTAAATGGACATaggaaaaacatacaaaaagtattataagaaatataaaaaaatagagTAAAAGTAATAATGCTAATACTGGTAATATGTATGCTATTAACACCTGCATTATGTACAggaagaattaaaaaataaaaatagatgagATGAACCTTAAAGACTTGATGCAATGACctcatatcatttttttaaatgacaaaatcaagCTGCGAGCAATATCAGACTCACCGATGACTGAGAGGTCAATAGTAGAGGAGATAGTGGTGTTGGTCAAAACATTTGTTGCCTCGCAGGTCAGAGGCTCAATTTTAGAGTAGTCACTGAAAGTGATCTGCAGGTGACTGGCAAACTTTGTCTTCTCCCCCTGATGCAGGATGGGTATCTGGACCTGGTCCCCATAGAGAGTCGTCCCCATGTACTGccacacaaagttgcaggttgGAACGCACACGGCTTGGCATATGAACAAGTACTGCTTTCCCATGGTCACTGTACTGTCGCCAATAATGCTGATGTCAGAGGTGACTAAAGGAGGAGTTTGTGGGAAAAGAGGTTTGAATGTATTGTGCTCATTTCACAAAGTTACACCAGAAAATGAATtccatcaaaagtgttgaaaatatTCCCAACACAAGGTCCACTTTTTAAAGATCTAGTGACTGCATCTCATAGCCTTCATCAGCaactagtttttatttttgggataAAACACAGAAAGTGCATTTGTCACATACTTAAATGTAGTGGGACAGCAGCAATAACATGCAAGTAAACTATTTTGAATCACCCTTTATAAATCAAACAATTTCACTGGTTTACATTTTATTCTATGTAATCCCATCCAGTATAAACCATGGGGGTTGACTTCTAATGTAATGTTATTGATTGTTATTTCTCATTCGAGGTAGGTTCTTCCACATACTTGCCACCGGTAGCGACACAGTCGTAGAGATGTACAGATCTGAAATGGTGTCCTGAGCCTTACAGATCAGACTTTCACTGAGGACAGTACTGGCAGCTGGAGTGACAGGAATGGTGTTGCCCTGTGCAGTGTTGATTGGCTCCTTTTCCCAGACAATGGTCCATGAGTAGCTGCAAGACGGGTAGCAGTCAGCTGAGCAGGTAAAGATAGATGCAACTCCGTACATCAGAAAGGCTGGACCACTGATCTGTATGTTTGATGGTCCAGCTGAGAAAAATAGATTTGGTTAAAGAGTGTGCTGTTGAGAGAAGTCATGAATTTGAATTCACTATGGTCATTCATTCACCTGTCACTTGCAGCGTCTTTTGGACAGAGGCAGACCTCCCTGTTTCAGGGTTGACCACTGTGCAGGTCAGGCTCTGTGTTGGAACTatctgcagcagctgcaggctCAGTTCAGGCCCCTGCGTGCTCTTATTACCTCTGGTCCAGCTGTACCTGCAGTCTGGGTAGCATTCCGCCGTGCACTGGAAACCATATGGGATTCCCACTGTCACTACATCCACGCCGTCAATCTCCAGGGAGGACGGCCCGTCTGAATGGGCAGGTAAAACAGACTTcactttatttctcttttttcaattAAAGAACATTCAAGGAAAGTGAAGCTTTTAAATAAAGACTGTGATGCAACACACAGGAGAAAGATtagaaaagaacaaagaaagtTTGTtcttaaacattttaacataataGTTATGGGTCAGACTCAGAATCAAAAGGATCTTACATGAAATGTCCCCCATAGTTCCACTGTTCTCAGTTTCACTGGCAGAAAATCCTTAGAAATGAGAAAAGAGAatacattatcattcattttctgCCAGCCTATATAACACGAAAACAGATCAACAAGCATGTAATTAGATCTTcataaaaatgtctaaaataatTAGCATTGAACTCATTTTGCTAAACCAGAGGAGGATCCAGTGGGGCGGCCTCTTACCTGCAAGGCAGGTGAGAAACAGCAGCAGACAGGCGGAGTGAGTATCCATCGTACTGCAGACAGTCTGAACAACTATCCTCCTTCTCATAACCATCCACACTCTTATAACGCATGGTAGAAAAGGCCTTGCCCACTCTTATCACTGTGCTCGTACGGAACACAGACAACAAATGAGCTAATGTCACTGTGAAAGGAGTGCAGCATGTAGGTTATCAGCTGGCTTTATTCTCTGCACAGGGTGTGCATGCAAGCAGCTGACAAACAGTACAGTGTGGTTTGGACTTCTGTGAATTGTGGTTTCTTTTGTGTCTGGCCTGCACACTTGATGCAAGTCAGACAATGCAGCGTTCTCTGTTTTACAAATCAGCCTGTCTTTGATATAAAGAAAGACTCAATTTATCACAAAATCTTGATAGAGTACGACTCTAGCTGCTGGCCAGATCTGATATGTTTTACTCCTTTCCTTGTAGTTCTATTCCTGTATTTACCTTTACATGATTCCTCTactgcaggggtcttcaacagggggtccgcggaggtactgcatgggggtcgcgaaagttttggttgattagacttttttttatattcccccccccccccccccctgcaattttttccactaattgaaatgtctttaaatacacattaacatgaattcaacacactgtagtaaacagataaatggaggcagaagatgcctttcagtcatcaatgcacacatggcactataggaccagtttgatataacacaattttatacaatatatataattagggggtccccgctccatctcgccatcagtttgggggtccttggcctggaaaacgttgaagacccctgctctactGTATGCCGTCGCTATGGCACGTCGAAGCTGCACTGCTCATGATGTTCATGTTGTTGTCACCACCTCTGATTGCAATTAGCCCCCATCATATGAACTTGTCTCTACTAATTTGATGATGATTTGACTGgttgggatttctttttttgccatttggTGGCACACATCATTCGTAAATGGGGGGATacctggctctttagctgctaaatgctggACTTAGTCACCAGCTAGTTTCCTTCTGCCTGCTGTCTGGTGCTGAGCAGTAAGTGTGCAGTGGCTTATTCGTGAtgtttcactgaaaacagcttgCCGTGGCCAAACAATAACACTATGagccatatatatataaaaaaagaatatgtaCAGTAATAGCTTTAttcattagtttttttgttgttttctagtGAGTCAATTAATACCTGTtttgaaataaaggaaatgttttGGGCATAAGTTGTCAAACTTGGTGCAATAGAATCTGTTTATAGGTTGAAAAATGTATACCCCCCNNNNNNNNNNCCCCTTGCTGTCAGCAGGattaggggaaaaaaatactggcccaattttcatgaaacttggtggagTGGTGTAGCATTGACCAAAGAAAATCCCATTCAATTCTGGAGTGGATCCGAATCACGAGGCAAATACACAAACtatgttttacttttgttaacattgtgaTATAGGGGATTTGTGTCCGCATTCATGTGTTGTAAGAATAATCCTAGAAAATGAGTCCCTAACTAGTAAAATGCACACTGCATTATTATTGTGAAATCGGGCATGCCTTGGTGGAGGTCGGCATTTTCCTAATGCCCTTCTAGTTTAACTCAGGAGGCCAAATAAGCTGATCCAGTGCCTGTCCACTGAATGCACACCGGCTCTctaagacatacagtacataatagtTATAGTTGGTGGTGGAATGGATCTGAGTTCATTTActcatgtactgtacttaagtacaaatttgaggtacttgtactttacttgagtcttttcttttcatgccactttctacttctactccactacatttcagagagaaatattgtactttttactccactacattaatctgatagctttagttattagttactttacaaattacatgtacacatgtagtttataaaatacaatatttgaTTATAAGTTAAACTACCtaacccaacaatataacggcctaaaatgtaagtttttttattgctttattgagtacttttacttttaatacttttagtgCATTTCCCTAAAGATACTCACATACTTTCACTTAAACAactttaaatgcaggacttttacttgtttacttgagtacttttacagtgtggtatcagtacttttacctaagtaatctgaatacttcttccaccactggttatACTATTagccatgtttttattttctaatagAAACTTTGACTTGTATTTTAGTAGAAACCTTTGCCCAGAAgatttctgttttcatttgatCAATACTTCAGGTACTGGTGAGTTAGAAGGGATTTACATGGCATCTTGGGTTAATCAAAGAAAACAGTAGTACAAACCACAGTGAAGCACTCCTCAGAAAGTGTTTGTCAGTGGACTGATATGAACCCTGGGTGTGTCCTTAAACTGTCACTTTTATTTTCCAGCATATGATTACCGCAAACACGTACCTGAAGTATGTGGAGCATTTAACTGACCTTACATTTAGATTGCATTTTAACACATACAAATTTTCCCTGAAAAGTTtctttttaagatgatttttcGGGGCATTTTAGGGCCTTtattatataggacagctgaagatgttaAAGTGGGGAGAGAGAtgaaatgacatgcagaaaagggccTGCCGGTCGGAGTTGGCTCTGCTGCCACTGCGACAAAGACTAAACCTTTGTAAGgaggcgcacgctctaccaggtgagccatACAGGCGCCCCATTGTTAGTTCTTTTTAAATGCTCTTTGGCTGGTTGgaaatggcatgaaaatttcactttatgaggttatTTAACATTCATATGAGTTATGCCAGCCTgactatggtcccccagtgactagaaatactgagccctgggtatcctgctctgcctttgcNNNNNNNNNNgctcagatgggccgatctggaatcttgccccttatgaaggttacctcccttttctctgctttgtcagcccagagaatttggcccacccatgagagacagacatcatggatttcaaacaaacctcctcaaaagctacagactcagaaatggcacataccaaggaaagctcattgtgggactgggtCTAATGGCTGTAATGCTGCACCaaagctgaattttgggaaaaagacttcagatatggtattaggggaccactaaggtctacataacagcatccaaagagcaccatgtcatgggacattCAAGCAAATGATCATGATGAATTGGAAAATTCATAATCCCAATTGCTTTCTCACAGAGAATTGGTTAAAGGACTTTGTGGATTTGTTGTCAATGGAACGGGCTGCATCAGCCCTTTATGAATTCTTCATACGACTATACTTGGAAACCaaaattttaaatctaaattaaaaagaaaaagttaaccaCAGATCTCAGTGGTGTACCATCACTATCCAACCTGCAGGTGGCGCCAGGACTGAATCAAGGGCATCACATCAATTTATCAAATCATCAAACATCCTCACTAGAGTGCCAGTTTTAAGCCACACAGTTGTTCTCACTTGTTTAGCCTGATTAGACCTATCTCaggactgtgtgtttgtgtacaaacTATGCTTGATTGACATCTCCCTCGCTCTCCTGTCAGTTTGATCACTGTTAGAGTCTAATCAGGGCTAAGAAGAAGAACTAAGATCCtgtattcaaagtaaaagtactaatacaacAGTGTAAAACTTTGTTGTAAGTAAAAGTCCTccattgaaaatgtttcataagtaaaagtatgtaagtataatCAGCAAAATgaacttaaagtattaaaagtaaaattacttaattcagaaaaatcctcacattttagaaactggaaacaatccaaacagttctgtcagtCACCGAAGTGTTTTAGCTGGAATTGTAGGTatgtatattgttgggtagtttaatttataataaaacaatttacAAACTAGTGTTAAAAAATTGTTGTGTGCaacaatcttaatttgtaaagtaacttttgtctaaagctgtcagatgaacatggtggagtaaaaagtactatatttctctctgaaatgtagtggagtcgAAGAAGAAAGTGTTCTGAAATTAAAAGACTTGaggaaagtacaagtacctcaaatttgtatttaagtacagtacttgtcTAAATGTACTTAGTCACATTCCACCATTGTCGCCAGTGTAATATGTTGTGTTTGTACATGTTTTGTAACTGAAGAGAAAGTGTCTGAGTCTTGTGGTAaaattcataattttatttacGTATAGACAACATTTCAAATGTATCCATGTGGAAGAATCTTCCAAATATCTTCACAACTCCTCAGTTCTGACGTCCCATGTGCACACGTAAAGGCCCAAGTGCTTTTCCATGCCTCTTACTAGAAAGTGCAAACAGGGTTCAGCCCACTGTCAACACGAATGGGCAAAGATAGTATTCAGCGTGAGATTACCGGTACATGAGTCATTAATTCTCCACAATAAACCGACCTTTCTTCACCACACATTCAATCTGAGATAGAAAGATctgacagagacaaagacagagagaaattaGTTTTAAAATGGTAAGAACAATATGCATCTTCTATTACAGCTGCAATATTTGCACAAAAtgataagaaataaaataacgCAAACAACcacaaataaatatgaaaatgaataatTGAAGTAATGTATTAAGACCcatgcaattacatttttaaaaagcaaccaaaaataaaaatgttgctgCAATCATACAACTCTACAATATTAACCCTAACCTGTTTGCAGCTGGATCACATCAGTGTGAAGGTACTAGAAATGATGAaggccagcagcagcacagcTAAGGTCCCTTCAGGACGAGTGGACCGGTTGCGATCAAACCCtgaacagaagaaaaaagaaaaaaaagcaggtaAAGTAACAGCACATAAGTGTTAAAATGATGTACTTTTACACCATAGTATCAAACCCTTTTATGGCTCATCCACCTGCTACTTGTACAATCTTTACGGTTGTAGCTGTCCTCCTTGAAGCTGTGTTTTGGGCCTCACACCTGAGAGTGACTGATTGAAGCGTATAATCCACTTCTATCTCGATCATGTTGCCCCTCACAGTCTGGCTGCCCACAGACAACATGTAGCGACAGGAAGGCAGACATTTAACAGTGCACACAAACTTGTACTTTTTTGCAATTTCTACTACGTCAGGGCCTTTGATGTGAACCTCAGATGGACCATCTGAAAGAAAGATAGTGAGGATAGATcattaagaagaagaaaaattgcACAATCAATTTCATGCAAAGGCTTTTAGATGATCTAATGCTCATTCAGTTGTCCGTCCCTAGCAAACTTAAACAGACATTTCTAGTTTCTATCAATTGGTGACTAAAAGTAATCATTTCTAAGCAGCAGGTTAGCTAAGCTTAGCATAACAACTGGAAATTGGAAAAAGCAGCTAGCCTGGTTTGGAGAAAGAAATAGTCCGGGACATAACCCCCCCATCAATTCACAACTTGCCATTCCACTTGGGGTTTTTGTGCAgtttaaacaataaataagCTTTAAAAGTTCTGGTAGTGTCTGATGTTTCCAGTCCCTATGCtatgctaggctaagctaagctaaatgtCTACCAGCAGGAGCTTCATATAGTATTTACCAAACAAATTTGAGAAtggtattaatcttctcatctaacttttgGCAAGAAAGCAGGTAAGTGTagttcccaaaatgtcaaactatttacTGCTTAAAACTAACTATGAGATCCATGCCCCTCTTTTATTAATAAACTAATTTGACTGGAAAAGTGTTCTCTCCAGGTTTAGGACCTTTCGCCCCTTTAGTAAATGAAGTGAAGCTCTTGACTTACAGGCCACAGCCATGTTTCGAGTAGCAGTGTCAAACAGCCCGGACACACTATTGGTGGCTTCACAGATAAGCATTTTAGAGTGGTCCATCTCTTGAGGAGTGATTGAAATAACATTCCCTTGACTACCAATCCATGGGCCTTTATCTGTTTTCCAGGCGTAGCTACAAGATGGCCGACAGTAGGCATGGCAACTGAAGGTGTGGCTCACTGATGGAGTCATTAGATCGGGGCCTGTGATGGAAACATTGGCAGGTCCAGCTAAGGTGAGAAACACAAATAGATTCATTAGAAGGGAAGGACATTCACAAAGCTCAGAAGTTACAATGTctaacaatgttgttttttttaatccaggaAGGGGCTATCACTTACCTAACACTTGcagttgctttgttgttgttgcagttaGCCCTGTATCTGCAACTGTGGCTGTACATGTCACTGTTAAGGCATCCACCCAACTGTTAACAGTGAAGGCTAGCACATTGCCCTGACCCTGGGCAACATGTCCATCCAA
Protein-coding regions in this window:
- the LOC116673225 gene encoding uncharacterized protein LOC116673225 codes for the protein MENTFKPKQYGGHSNLSRLLLLLFLAGLQPGLSSDGEPPEPDDDNKEAVKINCKIVGPDYVTVGVPSSVECFSNCLAMQTACIYSMSLDGHVAQGQGNVLAFTVNSWVDALTVTCTATVADTGLTATTTKQLQVLAGPANVSITGPDLMTPSVSHTFSCHAYCRPSCSYAWKTDKGPWIGSQGNVISITPQEMDHSKMLICEATNSVSGLFDTATRNMAVAYGPSEVHIKGPDVVEIAKKYKFVCTVKCLPSCRYMLSVGSQTVRGNMIEIEVDYTLQSVTLRCEAQNTASRRTATTVKIVQVAGFDRNRSTRPEGTLAVLLLAFIISSTFTLM
- the LOC116673097 gene encoding hemicentin-1, producing MVMRRRIVVQTVCSTMDTHSACLLLFLTCLAGFSASETENSGTMGDISYGPSSLEIDGVDVVTVGIPYGFQCTAECYPDCRYSWTRGNKSTQGPELSLQLLQIVPTQSLTCTVVNPETGRSASVQKTLQVTAGPSNIQISGPAFLMYGVASIFTCSADCYPSCSYSWTIVWEKEPINTAQGNTIPVTPAASTVLSESLICKAQDTISDLYISTTVSLPVAITSDISIIGDSTVTMGKQYLFICQAVCVPTCNFVWQYMGTTLYGDQVQIPILHQGEKTKFASHLQITFSDYSKIEPLTCEATNVLTNTTISSTIDLSVIDPISVSPSSQTPLPVAGKSFSLQCVGSQNPGSITWLKNKQPMAASERVLFSPDNTTVTFSPLLQADEGLYQCVVAEEVSIQSVGYNMQVDYGPSSVGISGLDVMTVGITYDFQCSASCHPTCQFTWTRGNVTYQGSNLSLHFEEQLPTQNLTCTALNPATGISVTAQKTLLVIAGPSNIQISGPAFLTAGVASNFTCSADCYPSCSYSWIFDREWEPFSTTQGNTISVTPPAGFVGSDTLICKAQDTTSNLYIYRAWQLQVASLFNINIAGASAVAIGKMYTYTCYATCTPSCVFTWTFMGKTYEGDQLQITISDYSKTGTLTCEATNNMSHATISATKNLTVIDPFSVRPGSQALPVAGEPFSLQCVGPQDPASITWFKNKWQMPVSNRVHFSPDNTTMTFSSLLREDDGVYKCLVVETGNLTTNPLVALEGGTPILSFGYLMQVNYGPDEVLIVKPDKESVGEMMFTQPGSTTELQCLTDCFPACSINWFYRGSLLATNASILFTPVTPPYENPLTCMALNPATKKNRTAETTVVVPDGPRNVIIKGPYTLEIGVTASFTCSAECTPSCRFKWTLYGKTVTGSGIDITVNRQVSEETISCQAENTFTGKTVAVKRTLSVSDPHWCGC